The Ruminococcaceae bacterium BL-4 region TGCTTCTACAAGGCGCAGAGAGTTTCCGTTTTCCCGTGAAAAGGAAAGAACGCTTTTAATAATTGCTTTTGCTTTTTCGCGGTTTCCGCTCTGTAAATACAGCCTTGCACATAAAAGTTCAAATGAAAGACTGGGAGAAATGCTTTTGCTTGGGTATGTCTCAAATTCTGCCAAAATTTGTTCTTTTAGTTCGGGCTGCATGTAACCAGAAAGATTCAGCTCTGCCATCAAACGGTCAGCCCAATGAATAACCTTGCTGGATTTTATGATTCGCAGAATCAGTTTTGAACCTTCTTCTGTTTCGCCGCGGAGCATATGGTATTCCGCCAGATTGTAGTCAAAACTGTAAAGAATCATATTGCTGGGCATTGCTGAGCTTGTGACCATTGCACGGGCGGCCTCTAAATTTTCAAAGGCCTTGTCAAGTTCCATGCGCTTAAGGTAGACTCCGGTAATGCCAATGTGATAGTCATATTCCTGCATAAAAAGAGAAACTTCACTTTCTTGGATTCCCTTAATTCTTTGGTAATCCTCAAGTGCGTCATTCAAATGACCGGTCTCTTCATTCAGCTGTGCTTTTAGAGCATAAATATAATACCGAAATTCGAGAGAATCGCAGCAGACTTTCTCAGCGTTCTCCGCAAACTCTCTCGCCGCCTTATACTGCCGATCCATAATCATCAGATTGGCAACACCAAGCTGAATAAAGGCAGCGGTTTCTTTTCGCATTCCATATTCTTTAAAATCTGAAAGTGAAAATATATGGGGAACAACAGAGAGACCTCTCTTTGAAAGTAAATTATACGCATACTGAAGTATTTTACAAAAGGGGGTATCTTTCCAGGCTTGAATCGCAGATTTGCATAGTCGATCAAACTTTTCTATGTTGCCGATATCGACGTAATAAAACATTCCACGCGCGGCGAGGTCAATGCTTTTTGCGACAGTGTCAATTGGAATTTGGCTGATATATTCTCCAGCTTCCGTGTTGATTGGCATTTCTAAGATATTCTGTGTTGCTTCGTCATAATTCTTTGCCTGTAAGAAAAGCCTTGCCGCTTCGCTAAAGTCACCTTCCTGTGAAAAAATTTCTGCAGCTTTACATAAAGTTTCTTCTTGCTCCTGCTCCGGCAGTGCCGAAAATTGCTGCCGAAGATACTCCCCAAGAATATTGTGGTAACGATAGATCCCTTTTTCTTCATCAATGCAGATGACGAAAAGATTTTTGTCCAGTAAGTTTTCCATCATAGAGTCAAAGTTGAGCGATTCGAAAAGGACAGAGCAGATTTTTTGGTCAAACCATGAAAGTGAACCGGTCTGCACAAGAAATGTCTGCTCTGTGGGCGAAAGCTTTTCAAAAATTTCCCGCGTCAGATATTCTGCAACGAAACCGCTACCTTGTTTCAGAAGGTCGCCCGAAAGGTCTCCGCTTGCTGCGGCAAGCTGAAGTCCGCCGACCCAGCCTTCTGCAAAACTGCTGATTTTTTCCAGCTGCGTATCGTCAGACTTAAGCTTCATGGTTTTACGCAGAAATTCCATACTTTCGTTTCGGCTGAGTTTCATGTCTTCGCCGGAAAGATACAACAGCCTTCCAGAAACGGCCAATGCGCCAAGATATACTGGGGGCTCTTCACGGGAGAGAAGAAAAAGATGAAGATTTTCCGGCATTGCCCGAAGAAAGAACTCAAAAGAATCAACAAGTGCCGGATTAGTGATACAGTGAAAATCGTCGAGGACGATATAATAATCGGTGTTGCTGCATAGACGATTAATTAAAAAGACAAGATTGCTTTTTACTTCGTGCAGTTCAAACATCCGGCTAGGCTGAAGGTCAAAATCAATCTTTTCGTTTAGAAGGGAGCCTGCTGCCGCAAAAAAATAGTGCCAAAATGAAAATAAATTGTTGTTGCTCTCGTCGAGAGAAAGCCATGCCGTATTTTTTAGGCCAGTTTCAACAAGGAACGACGAGAGCAGTGTTGTCTTGCCCATACCTGCTGCGCCCTTTATAAA contains the following coding sequences:
- a CDS encoding HTH luxR-type domain-containing protein, whose protein sequence is MTALAKTERAVYNQSNTSFRSGLPMSADVKKEEKPFLLSTKLKMPRPRRDYIIRRTLFQKLKLCNEMSIIFIKGAAGMGKTTLLSSFLVETGLKNTAWLSLDESNNNLFSFWHYFFAAAGSLLNEKIDFDLQPSRMFELHEVKSNLVFLINRLCSNTDYYIVLDDFHCITNPALVDSFEFFLRAMPENLHLFLLSREEPPVYLGALAVSGRLLYLSGEDMKLSRNESMEFLRKTMKLKSDDTQLEKISSFAEGWVGGLQLAAASGDLSGDLLKQGSGFVAEYLTREIFEKLSPTEQTFLVQTGSLSWFDQKICSVLFESLNFDSMMENLLDKNLFVICIDEEKGIYRYHNILGEYLRQQFSALPEQEQEETLCKAAEIFSQEGDFSEAARLFLQAKNYDEATQNILEMPINTEAGEYISQIPIDTVAKSIDLAARGMFYYVDIGNIEKFDRLCKSAIQAWKDTPFCKILQYAYNLLSKRGLSVVPHIFSLSDFKEYGMRKETAAFIQLGVANLMIMDRQYKAAREFAENAEKVCCDSLEFRYYIYALKAQLNEETGHLNDALEDYQRIKGIQESEVSLFMQEYDYHIGITGVYLKRMELDKAFENLEAARAMVTSSAMPSNMILYSFDYNLAEYHMLRGETEEGSKLILRIIKSSKVIHWADRLMAELNLSGYMQPELKEQILAEFETYPSKSISPSLSFELLCARLYLQSGNREKAKAIIKSVLSFSRENGNSLRLVEADLLLLHMTNSSTPAGRRQQNNLLREAIYYAWENRILQPFYVDRDAVNPLWDNFNAELSDKISEPERIFVRDAIRVCSNDAPKARKSLLSSRETEVLIELAQGKTNQQIAEDLYISLSTVKTHLISIYGKLGVSSRLAATSEGKRLGLIS